From one Bacteroidales bacterium genomic stretch:
- a CDS encoding acylphosphatase has product MISQFEIIITGRVQGVGFRAAARREARAMQLKGWVENLPGGTVRAVICGEREPCTRFINWCREGSAYSWVEGIELREMKPEQLGPFTIIY; this is encoded by the coding sequence ATGATCAGTCAGTTCGAGATTATCATTACCGGAAGAGTCCAGGGAGTTGGATTCAGAGCTGCCGCCAGAAGAGAGGCCCGGGCCATGCAACTGAAGGGTTGGGTAGAGAACCTGCCTGGTGGAACGGTCAGGGCAGTGATCTGCGGAGAAAGGGAACCTTGTACCCGTTTTATAAACTGGTGCAGGGAAGGAAGCGCTTATAGCTGGGTGGAAGGAATTGAACTCAGGGAGATGAAACCGGAACAACTGGGCCCATTCACCATTATCTATTAA
- a CDS encoding PAS domain S-box protein, with protein MELNLTDQNLSDTLNELKASLLRNRELERQRRLDDRQRNWISEGLARFGDILREHSLDMESMTYAVISGLGKANPNFLLIEPLIWNDQVFGIIEMASFNRLEEYKIQFVQRVAENLATTISTMESNLKTEQLLKETRAQADQLLIQEEQVRQNMEALKLAQEKAARQAEIFISFTNTVNHTLMRADYNADGILLYANTRFLKKMGYAGNRELQGKHISTFIHDKDRKWFDSLWEELSKGGRHFEGYMKHVTKMGQDLWSMATYTCVRQDDGSVEKILFLAIDSTEQKKQDLDYEGQIEAIDRLNAKAVFSPDGKLQSTNSLFGESLKYSIMELARMNVFDFFSTAEQERFSEIWENVIRGEAFQGQLKMISKFEEELWFRATFLSVNDMYGEVEKVIYLASEISKEKEMEFASRKQHKKLIRQEEELCLATLDLKKKLEVSRLQRKQELLRFEKELKQYVHVLEELPYSLITINNMGFVRFFNRHAKKRWKMRQKEVLDSRVEKLFLAGKSSETIAGFIDPARKKATGIFKDQELQLPGRPGEKVNLMVISTDLEDELLHSLLILP; from the coding sequence ATGGAGTTGAATCTTACCGATCAAAACCTGTCCGATACTTTGAATGAACTGAAGGCTTCGCTCTTAAGAAACCGGGAACTGGAACGCCAACGACGCCTGGATGACCGGCAGCGAAACTGGATATCGGAAGGGCTGGCCAGATTCGGGGATATCCTGCGTGAGCACTCTCTGGATATGGAGAGCATGACCTATGCCGTGATTTCGGGTCTGGGTAAAGCGAATCCCAACTTCCTTCTTATAGAACCCCTGATCTGGAATGACCAGGTATTCGGGATCATTGAAATGGCCTCGTTTAACAGACTGGAGGAGTATAAAATCCAGTTTGTGCAGCGTGTGGCAGAGAATCTGGCCACCACCATCAGCACCATGGAGAGCAACCTGAAAACAGAACAGCTCTTGAAAGAGACCCGGGCCCAGGCAGACCAGCTCCTCATTCAGGAAGAGCAGGTCAGACAAAACATGGAGGCCCTTAAGCTGGCCCAGGAGAAGGCGGCCAGGCAGGCCGAGATCTTTATCAGTTTCACCAATACGGTGAACCATACCCTGATGCGAGCCGATTACAATGCGGACGGCATTTTACTCTATGCCAATACGAGGTTCCTGAAAAAGATGGGATATGCCGGGAACAGAGAGCTTCAGGGAAAGCATATCTCCACGTTTATCCATGATAAGGACCGCAAGTGGTTTGATTCACTCTGGGAGGAATTATCAAAAGGGGGAAGGCACTTTGAAGGCTATATGAAGCATGTGACCAAAATGGGCCAGGACCTTTGGAGTATGGCCACATATACCTGCGTAAGGCAGGATGACGGGAGTGTGGAGAAGATTCTATTTCTGGCTATTGATTCCACCGAACAGAAAAAGCAGGACCTGGATTATGAAGGGCAGATCGAGGCCATCGACCGCCTCAATGCCAAGGCCGTCTTCTCTCCCGACGGAAAGCTTCAGTCAACCAACAGCCTGTTTGGCGAATCCCTGAAATACTCCATCATGGAGCTGGCCCGGATGAACGTTTTCGATTTCTTCTCCACGGCCGAGCAGGAACGATTCAGCGAGATCTGGGAGAATGTGATCCGGGGGGAAGCCTTCCAGGGACAGTTAAAGATGATTTCCAAGTTTGAAGAGGAGTTATGGTTCAGGGCCACCTTCCTGTCCGTGAACGATATGTACGGAGAGGTGGAGAAAGTGATCTACCTGGCCAGCGAGATCTCCAAAGAAAAGGAAATGGAGTTTGCTTCCAGGAAGCAGCACAAGAAACTGATCCGCCAGGAGGAAGAATTGTGTCTGGCCACCCTGGACTTAAAAAAGAAGCTTGAAGTAAGCAGGCTTCAGAGAAAACAGGAACTGCTAAGGTTTGAAAAGGAGCTGAAACAGTATGTTCATGTGCTGGAGGAGCTTCCCTACAGTCTGATCACCATAAACAATATGGGATTCGTTCGATTCTTCAACAGGCATGCTAAGAAGCGCTGGAAAATGAGACAGAAGGAGGTTCTTGACAGCCGGGTTGAAAAACTGTTCCTTGCCGGAAAATCCTCGGAAACCATTGCCGGATTTATCGATCCTGCCAGAAAAAAAGCAACGGGAATATTCAAAGACCAGGAGCTTCAGCTACCCGGAAGACCAGGTGAGAAAGTAAATCTGATGGTGATCAGCACAGACCTGGAGGATGAACTCCTCCACTCACTCCTTATTCTGCCCTGA
- a CDS encoding response regulator, with protein MLRILVVDDIYTNRYLLSELIKLTGNEAVQAENGEEAIGILRNQVIHVVFMDIEMPVMNGVETTRYIREELPSPLNAIPVIALTAHNPDMFFEDYTDAGFDELVTKPYSVEKIKAKIRELAP; from the coding sequence ATGCTTAGAATCCTGGTCGTTGATGATATTTATACCAATCGCTACCTGCTTTCCGAACTCATTAAGTTAACCGGAAATGAAGCTGTACAAGCCGAGAACGGGGAGGAGGCTATTGGAATTCTCAGGAACCAGGTGATTCACGTGGTATTTATGGATATTGAGATGCCGGTGATGAATGGCGTGGAAACAACCCGGTATATCCGGGAGGAACTGCCTTCGCCCCTGAATGCCATTCCGGTAATTGCACTTACCGCTCATAATCCGGATATGTTCTTCGAAGACTATACCGATGCCGGCTTTGATGAGCTGGTCACCAAGCCTTACTCCGTAGAAAAAATTAAGGCCAAGATCAGGGAGTTGGCCCCATAG
- a CDS encoding GAF domain-containing protein, producing the protein MDDKKKAGRYLRIQRQLEGLLPKTEDPLARMATICAVLHHKMDDYFWTGFYLYKSDRLIVGPYQGPVACQELEKNKGVCWASLNASAPVVVPDVHTFPGHIACDSRSRSEITLPVFNQQGEITAIFDVDSDRPASFNSVDQLALTRILGLIHKAF; encoded by the coding sequence ATGGACGATAAAAAGAAAGCAGGTCGCTATTTACGGATCCAAAGGCAACTGGAAGGACTGCTTCCCAAAACAGAGGATCCCCTGGCCAGGATGGCCACCATCTGTGCAGTATTGCATCATAAGATGGATGACTACTTCTGGACAGGGTTTTACCTGTACAAATCAGACAGATTGATTGTTGGACCCTACCAGGGTCCGGTGGCCTGCCAGGAACTGGAGAAGAATAAGGGAGTATGCTGGGCTTCCCTGAATGCCTCTGCCCCTGTTGTGGTTCCGGATGTCCATACCTTCCCCGGGCATATCGCATGCGACTCCCGGTCCAGATCCGAGATCACCCTGCCGGTCTTCAATCAACAGGGAGAGATCACAGCCATCTTTGATGTGGATTCGGACCGACCGGCTTCATTTAATAGTGTCGACCAGCTTGCGCTTACCAGGATATTGGGATTGATCCATAAAGCATTCTGA
- a CDS encoding peptide chain release factor 3 yields the protein MMKLKEEIERRRTFAIVSHPDAGKTTLTEKFLLFGGAINVAGAVKSNKIKKTATSDFMEIEKQRGISVATSVMGFEYGGKKINILDTPGHEDFAEDTYRTLTAADSVIIVIDAAKGVEAQTRKLMNVCRMRETPVMVFVNKLDRPALDPFELLDEIEQELEIRVHPLSWPVSMGPDFRGVYNRFDQTFRSFESSSKQVIGKLLEFRDLEDPLFQKHIAPHSARLAEELELIGGVYPEFIREDYLSGGTAPLFFGSALNNFGVKDILDCFIQVAPAPGIVQTEQRGIEPAEEKFSGFVFKIHANMDPNHRDRLAFIKVVSGIFERNKTYIHVRTGRKMKFSSPTSFMAEKKSVIDEACPGDIVGVHDTGNFKIGDAVTEGEVLQFRGMPSFSPEMFRYVENNDSTKYKQLAKGLEQLMDEGVAQLFVSVANGRKIIGTVGALQFDVIQYRLEHEYGAKCRYEQLSMHKACWIETADAEKLKDFRLRKYQQLATDKEGREVYMAESPYALQMARENFPEITFHFSSEF from the coding sequence ATGATGAAGTTAAAAGAAGAGATAGAAAGGCGAAGAACCTTTGCCATTGTTAGTCACCCGGATGCAGGTAAAACCACCCTGACCGAGAAGTTTCTGCTTTTTGGCGGAGCCATCAATGTGGCCGGAGCCGTAAAATCCAATAAGATCAAGAAAACAGCCACCTCCGATTTTATGGAGATTGAGAAGCAGCGGGGAATCTCTGTGGCCACCTCCGTGATGGGCTTTGAATACGGTGGTAAAAAAATAAACATCCTGGATACTCCCGGCCACGAGGATTTTGCCGAAGATACATACAGGACCCTGACGGCTGCAGACAGTGTTATTATTGTGATCGATGCAGCCAAAGGAGTAGAGGCGCAAACCAGAAAACTGATGAATGTATGCCGGATGAGAGAAACCCCGGTTATGGTTTTTGTCAACAAACTGGACCGTCCGGCCCTGGACCCCTTTGAACTGCTTGATGAAATTGAGCAGGAACTGGAAATCCGTGTCCACCCCCTTAGCTGGCCTGTAAGTATGGGTCCTGATTTCAGGGGTGTTTACAATCGCTTCGACCAAACCTTTCGTTCTTTCGAAAGCAGCAGCAAACAGGTTATTGGCAAGCTGCTGGAGTTCCGCGACCTCGAAGACCCCTTGTTTCAGAAACATATCGCCCCGCACTCCGCCCGTCTGGCGGAAGAGCTGGAACTAATCGGCGGGGTGTATCCCGAGTTTATCAGGGAAGATTATCTTTCGGGAGGCACGGCCCCGCTCTTCTTTGGCAGTGCCCTGAATAACTTCGGGGTAAAAGATATACTGGACTGCTTTATACAGGTGGCCCCTGCGCCCGGGATCGTGCAGACGGAACAGCGGGGAATTGAACCCGCTGAAGAGAAATTTTCCGGATTTGTGTTTAAGATCCATGCCAATATGGATCCCAATCACCGCGACCGTCTTGCTTTTATTAAGGTTGTCTCCGGTATCTTCGAGCGGAATAAAACCTATATACATGTCCGGACCGGAAGAAAAATGAAGTTTTCAAGTCCCACTTCTTTTATGGCGGAGAAAAAATCCGTAATCGATGAAGCCTGTCCGGGCGATATTGTCGGGGTTCATGATACGGGTAACTTCAAGATCGGTGACGCTGTCACCGAGGGGGAGGTACTCCAGTTCAGGGGTATGCCCAGCTTTTCGCCGGAGATGTTTCGTTACGTGGAGAATAATGATTCCACGAAATACAAACAGCTGGCAAAAGGACTGGAACAGTTAATGGATGAAGGGGTCGCTCAACTGTTTGTGAGCGTTGCCAATGGCCGGAAAATTATCGGTACTGTGGGTGCGCTTCAGTTCGATGTGATCCAGTACAGGCTTGAGCATGAATATGGCGCTAAATGCAGGTATGAGCAGCTTTCCATGCATAAAGCATGCTGGATTGAGACCGCAGATGCTGAAAAGCTGAAGGATTTCAGGCTCAGAAAGTATCAGCAGCTGGCAACAGACAAGGAGGGACGGGAGGTCTACATGGCCGAATCGCCCTATGCCCTGCAGATGGCCCGGGAAAATTTCCCGGAGATCACCTTTCACTTCAGTTCGGAGTTCTGA
- a CDS encoding CotH kinase family protein yields MIASNYIRLACFLLLLTTLLTGGCYKEQVIRDPEVQVPAKRVFEFDRVNAFVDLQERMLLYTLPSDTLPSFRPQVNFGEYSAISINGRELVNDEINDLGEVMVNHPYRVVAQSNTGTDTFQLFFTNLPLVHIFTEYPIRDEPKSLSWMELQFSTKDAPGSRTVGYATYAGIEIRGRTSAQLEKKSYGVELWENIYEKDRSAPILGMRYGENWILDAMYVDKLRMRNKLSFELWEKIWSRKSGSPWRTVHPGIQEKFVELFINQRYMGLFCLTEKLDESLINLSEGSSGSEGVLYKAIDWNGGATAFTTYNSAPPESFLWEGWEQVFPDDQECWGPLAELRKTVVLDEDRLFREKIDTLIDLDCMAEYYLFTNLILAHDNIIKNYYLARYPEQSRFLILPWDLEGSWGIMWHGEESSTNGLLENGLFNRLLEQEEGEFQELLESKWENYRESVFCLDSLLAPVRQYTDLLKRSGAVERENFRWAGENIDLDQELLYFMEWTALRLKYLDLVFD; encoded by the coding sequence TTGATTGCTTCTAACTATATTCGTTTAGCCTGCTTCCTCCTGCTTTTAACCACACTCCTCACGGGAGGCTGCTACAAGGAGCAGGTGATCCGGGATCCGGAGGTGCAGGTGCCCGCTAAGCGGGTTTTTGAATTTGACCGGGTAAACGCCTTCGTCGATCTGCAGGAGCGTATGCTGCTCTATACCCTGCCATCCGATACCCTCCCTTCATTCAGGCCTCAGGTGAATTTTGGGGAGTATTCTGCAATCTCTATAAATGGACGGGAGCTGGTTAACGATGAAATAAATGATCTGGGGGAGGTGATGGTGAATCATCCATACAGGGTGGTGGCGCAAAGCAATACCGGGACAGATACCTTTCAACTATTCTTTACAAATCTGCCCCTGGTCCATATTTTCACTGAATATCCGATCCGGGACGAACCCAAATCCTTGAGCTGGATGGAGTTGCAGTTTTCCACAAAGGATGCCCCGGGAAGCCGGACAGTCGGGTATGCCACTTATGCGGGGATCGAGATACGGGGAAGAACCTCGGCCCAGCTTGAGAAAAAGTCCTACGGAGTGGAGCTTTGGGAGAATATCTATGAAAAGGACCGCTCCGCTCCTATACTGGGCATGCGTTATGGAGAGAACTGGATCCTGGATGCCATGTATGTGGATAAGCTGCGCATGCGGAATAAACTGTCTTTCGAGCTCTGGGAGAAGATATGGAGCCGGAAGAGCGGGTCACCCTGGAGGACGGTTCATCCGGGTATCCAGGAAAAATTTGTAGAACTATTTATTAATCAAAGATATATGGGCCTGTTTTGCCTCACTGAAAAACTGGATGAATCCTTAATAAACCTCTCTGAAGGTTCTTCCGGTTCGGAAGGAGTACTCTATAAGGCCATTGACTGGAACGGCGGAGCAACCGCATTTACCACTTATAACAGCGCTCCTCCTGAGTCCTTTTTGTGGGAGGGGTGGGAACAGGTCTTCCCGGATGATCAGGAGTGTTGGGGTCCCCTTGCCGAACTCCGGAAAACGGTAGTCCTGGATGAGGATAGACTCTTCAGGGAGAAAATAGATACGCTGATTGACCTCGACTGCATGGCCGAATACTATCTCTTCACCAACCTGATACTGGCACATGATAATATTATTAAGAACTACTACCTGGCCCGGTATCCGGAGCAATCCCGTTTTCTGATCCTGCCATGGGACCTGGAAGGCTCCTGGGGAATCATGTGGCATGGAGAAGAGAGCTCTACCAATGGTCTTTTGGAAAACGGGCTCTTTAACAGACTTCTGGAGCAGGAGGAGGGTGAGTTCCAGGAGCTGCTTGAATCAAAATGGGAGAACTACAGGGAGTCGGTCTTCTGTCTGGATTCATTGCTGGCTCCCGTGAGGCAATACACAGACCTTCTTAAAAGGAGCGGTGCAGTTGAGCGGGAGAATTTTAGATGGGCCGGTGAAAACATCGACCTGGATCAGGAGCTCCTTTATTTCATGGAGTGGACCGCCCTGCGCCTGAAATACCTTGATCTGGTGTTTGATTGA
- a CDS encoding DUF2490 domain-containing protein, with protein MKDNPYIKAAGPGSRIGVSLLLILLTNLLGAQDLKVVRDLHLWTGATIEKKVGKDWVLSLEEEIRFKHNISEINNYHTGLGLRYRINKNFALEGGYRYTRDKKSDRSFENLTRYHLDLRYAGRMNPVSITYRLRYQKEVEGFRLMDQRIDYEKYVRQRIRIRYENFARVEPFVSLEIFQLFRPDYNARFYYFCLLGGIKYEPGKLGSLGFAYGFYHEIEELEPAMNFLFKVNYTYRF; from the coding sequence ATGAAAGATAATCCATATATAAAAGCCGCCGGCCCGGGTAGCCGGATTGGCGTTTCGCTGCTGCTGATCCTGTTGACAAACCTGCTTGGCGCGCAGGATCTTAAAGTGGTTCGCGACCTTCACCTGTGGACGGGGGCAACCATTGAAAAAAAAGTCGGGAAAGACTGGGTTTTATCTCTGGAGGAAGAGATCCGTTTTAAGCACAACATCAGTGAGATCAATAACTATCATACGGGATTGGGACTGCGTTACCGGATCAATAAAAACTTTGCACTGGAAGGAGGATACAGATATACCAGGGATAAGAAGTCGGACAGGAGCTTTGAAAACCTGACGCGTTATCATCTGGATCTGAGGTATGCAGGCCGGATGAACCCTGTAAGCATCACCTACCGCCTGCGATACCAGAAGGAGGTGGAAGGATTCAGACTCATGGATCAGCGGATCGATTACGAAAAGTATGTGAGACAGCGAATCAGAATCAGGTACGAGAACTTTGCCCGGGTTGAACCCTTTGTTTCCCTGGAGATTTTCCAGCTGTTCAGGCCTGATTACAACGCCAGGTTTTATTATTTCTGTTTACTTGGTGGTATAAAGTACGAACCGGGAAAGCTGGGAAGCCTGGGTTTTGCCTATGGATTTTACCATGAGATAGAGGAACTGGAGCCAGCCATGAACTTCCTGTTCAAAGTAAATTACACCTATCGGTTTTGA
- a CDS encoding CotH kinase family protein: protein MIPVRILIPAVILILITACYREMELPAEIDKVFELRVSPEMQEFIYDSRDTAYSISETGMSFLMDDQALELKEIRTRGKSALRFQRKSFTVFLNVPILLERPDGLETRLLSRFKLISMAMDYTYIENRIAFGILEEQGIFPLFYRYVELKINSETQGIYLLVEDPEQYYLENGSEYILRRGYYHSIDDAEYEPSTHLIPREEYEDRFQEIYSSLTQLQGEDLYMALSERLNLDQYFRKMGIDYLLQNGDYTDEVYLYARIHQDQIRFNIIPWDYDDLFRSVPHEVGITWGTGTLFGKRSYPTHQDVLNEIGDKMIFSIEDDLDYIIAMDPYLYGRYINTLAGMLEKMNTGDFDILFQQTRDELIPFYYNKEVISQSRFDQTETSYQLWEKNMSEKKAFLRERLTEMKQQLKEIQP, encoded by the coding sequence ATGATACCTGTCAGAATTCTTATACCGGCCGTTATCCTGATCTTAATAACTGCCTGTTACAGGGAGATGGAACTCCCCGCTGAGATTGATAAGGTTTTTGAACTCAGGGTTTCACCTGAAATGCAGGAGTTTATCTATGACAGCCGGGATACCGCATACTCCATATCTGAAACGGGAATGTCTTTTCTTATGGACGACCAGGCCCTGGAACTGAAAGAGATCAGGACCCGGGGAAAAAGCGCTCTCCGCTTTCAGCGCAAAAGTTTTACGGTGTTCCTGAATGTGCCCATACTCCTGGAAAGACCGGACGGACTTGAAACCCGGCTTCTCAGCAGGTTTAAGCTGATTTCCATGGCCATGGACTATACCTATATCGAGAACCGGATTGCTTTCGGAATCCTGGAGGAGCAGGGAATTTTTCCCTTGTTCTACAGGTATGTGGAACTAAAAATAAACAGCGAGACCCAGGGGATATACCTGCTGGTGGAGGATCCCGAACAGTACTACCTGGAGAACGGTTCAGAATATATTCTGCGCCGGGGTTATTACCACAGTATTGATGATGCGGAATATGAGCCTTCCACCCATCTGATCCCCAGGGAAGAGTATGAAGATCGCTTTCAGGAGATTTATTCCAGCCTCACTCAGCTACAGGGAGAGGATTTGTATATGGCACTGAGCGAACGTTTGAATCTGGACCAGTATTTCCGGAAGATGGGCATTGATTACCTGCTGCAGAATGGCGATTATACCGATGAGGTCTATCTCTATGCCCGGATCCATCAGGATCAAATCAGGTTCAATATTATTCCCTGGGACTACGACGACCTTTTCCGCTCCGTCCCTCATGAAGTGGGGATCACCTGGGGAACAGGCACCCTATTCGGAAAACGCAGCTATCCCACGCATCAGGATGTGCTGAATGAGATCGGAGATAAAATGATATTCTCCATCGAGGATGACCTGGACTATATCATTGCCATGGACCCCTATCTTTATGGCCGTTATATAAACACACTTGCCGGAATGCTAGAGAAAATGAATACGGGGGATTTTGATATCTTGTTCCAGCAGACCCGGGATGAATTGATTCCTTTCTATTATAACAAGGAGGTGATTTCACAATCCCGGTTTGACCAGACCGAAACAAGCTATCAGCTCTGGGAAAAAAATATGTCAGAAAAAAAGGCATTCCTGAGGGAACGTCTGACAGAGATGAAACAACAACTTAAAGAGATTCAGCCGTGA
- a CDS encoding C69 family dipeptidase, whose product MKIHSPFFVVFLFLSTLVPAQHPDWEGGYADGCTSVTAGKRATADGSVITSHTDDSHRTRSWMDVVPAASHPRDFTTTMYRRVACDSFAMPTYGHVPIGEIPQVRETYQFLNTAYPSMNQHQLGIGESTFGGREELKSEEGLIDCQRLCRLMLERCKSAREAIELAGELTEKYGWNDYGECLTIADKNEVWHLEILGQGKGKTGSVWAAQRVPDEHVAVNANASTIKEIDLEDRDHFMASENIFSLAAEAGWWKEGEPFRFSYVYAPESRTSLAARRREWRVFDLLAPSMKLDPNAENYPFSVKPDTLVSLADLRRVFSDYYEGTPFDMTKDMLVTDEQGRSVISPLANPHLPYDMNKLFRINGGWGWRGERTIARWYTMYATIIQCRDWLPNEIGGVVWLAQDNVATSIYVPVYCCGSDLPASYKTPGRPHGYTRESAWWAFNRLGTLTAQRWGEMRYDVNEVWDQWQSELFVGQASFEKQALELHRKGEREELINYLTSHTMDWGNRVVEKAWELGDMLWTRYDEKF is encoded by the coding sequence ATGAAAATTCATTCACCTTTCTTCGTTGTTTTTCTTTTTTTGTCCACCCTGGTTCCTGCTCAGCATCCCGACTGGGAAGGGGGATATGCAGATGGATGCACCTCCGTTACGGCAGGAAAAAGGGCCACAGCTGATGGCTCCGTGATCACCTCCCATACCGATGACAGCCATCGTACGCGTTCCTGGATGGATGTGGTCCCCGCTGCCAGCCATCCCCGCGATTTCACCACTACTATGTATCGCCGGGTCGCCTGTGACTCCTTCGCTATGCCCACTTATGGTCACGTGCCCATTGGAGAGATTCCGCAGGTCAGGGAGACCTACCAGTTCCTGAATACAGCCTACCCCTCCATGAACCAGCACCAGCTGGGGATTGGAGAGTCCACCTTCGGAGGCAGGGAGGAGCTGAAGTCCGAAGAAGGTCTTATCGACTGCCAGAGGCTCTGCCGTCTGATGCTGGAGCGATGCAAAAGTGCCCGGGAAGCCATTGAACTGGCCGGTGAGCTTACGGAAAAATATGGCTGGAACGATTACGGGGAGTGCCTGACCATTGCGGATAAGAACGAGGTCTGGCATCTGGAGATCCTGGGACAGGGAAAAGGGAAGACCGGTTCCGTGTGGGCGGCCCAGAGGGTCCCTGACGAACACGTGGCTGTTAATGCCAATGCCAGCACCATCAAGGAGATTGATCTGGAGGACAGGGACCACTTTATGGCCAGTGAGAATATTTTCAGTCTGGCTGCCGAAGCCGGATGGTGGAAGGAAGGAGAGCCTTTCCGTTTCTCTTATGTGTATGCCCCCGAAAGCCGGACCTCGCTGGCAGCAAGAAGAAGAGAGTGGAGGGTATTTGATCTGCTCGCACCTTCCATGAAACTGGATCCCAATGCTGAGAACTACCCTTTTTCTGTAAAGCCCGATACCCTGGTATCCCTGGCAGATCTCCGGAGGGTATTCTCTGACTACTACGAGGGAACCCCTTTTGATATGACCAAAGATATGCTGGTCACCGATGAGCAGGGCAGGAGCGTCATCTCTCCATTGGCCAATCCACATCTTCCTTATGATATGAACAAGCTTTTCCGGATAAACGGGGGATGGGGATGGAGAGGAGAGAGAACCATCGCCCGCTGGTATACCATGTATGCCACCATCATCCAGTGCCGCGACTGGCTGCCGAATGAGATCGGAGGGGTGGTATGGCTGGCACAGGACAATGTGGCCACTTCCATTTATGTGCCTGTTTACTGCTGCGGAAGTGATCTGCCGGCATCCTATAAAACTCCGGGCCGTCCTCATGGATACACCCGGGAATCTGCCTGGTGGGCCTTTAACCGCCTGGGAACACTTACGGCCCAGCGATGGGGAGAAATGCGTTACGATGTAAACGAGGTTTGGGATCAATGGCAGAGTGAACTGTTTGTGGGGCAGGCTTCCTTCGAAAAGCAGGCCCTTGAGCTCCACCGGAAGGGGGAAAGAGAAGAGCTGATAAATTATCTGACCAGCCATACCATGGACTGGGGCAACCGGGTGGTGGAGAAAGCCTGGGAACTGGGAGATATGTTGTGGACCAGGTATGATGAAAAATTTTAG
- a CDS encoding low specificity L-threonine aldolase: MKSPVNRRGFASDNNAGVHPRILQALGEVNGGHVIAYGDDPYTEQAKAALRLVFGEEAEHFFVFIGTAANVLGLSSITQPYHAVICPDTAHIHVDECGAPEKFSGCKLLTCHTPDGKLTTDKIASFMHGIGFEHHVQPKVVSITQSTEMGTVYSINEIKELARYTHGQGMLLHMDGARISNAAISLDCGFYEMTGGAGVDVLSFGGTKNGMMYGEAVIFFNKALCEDFKYRRKQGMQLASKMRYIAAQFSAFLEHDLWKENARHANRMAKKLYEAVKDLPGVEVTQAVESNAVFARIPARIIPELQQEFFFYMWDEERSEVRWMCSFDTTEEDIDRFTSLLSSLLKGGD; encoded by the coding sequence ATGAAAAGTCCTGTCAATCGTCGCGGATTTGCAAGCGATAACAATGCAGGGGTACATCCCCGGATCCTGCAAGCACTAGGAGAAGTGAATGGTGGCCATGTGATCGCCTACGGGGATGATCCATACACAGAACAGGCGAAGGCCGCTCTCAGATTGGTTTTCGGTGAGGAGGCAGAACACTTTTTTGTCTTTATCGGCACGGCCGCGAATGTACTGGGTCTTTCCAGCATTACCCAGCCCTATCATGCGGTGATCTGTCCCGATACTGCACATATTCACGTGGATGAATGCGGAGCCCCGGAAAAGTTTTCAGGGTGTAAATTACTGACCTGTCATACGCCGGACGGAAAACTGACCACAGATAAAATCGCTTCTTTTATGCATGGAATCGGCTTTGAGCACCACGTGCAGCCCAAAGTGGTCTCCATCACCCAGTCGACCGAGATGGGGACGGTCTATTCCATAAACGAGATCAAAGAGCTTGCCAGGTACACCCACGGGCAGGGAATGCTGCTTCATATGGACGGAGCCAGGATCAGTAATGCAGCCATATCGCTCGACTGCGGCTTTTACGAGATGACCGGCGGGGCAGGAGTGGATGTGCTTTCTTTCGGAGGAACCAAGAATGGGATGATGTACGGTGAGGCCGTTATATTTTTCAATAAAGCCCTTTGCGAAGATTTTAAATACCGGCGGAAGCAGGGAATGCAGCTGGCTTCAAAAATGCGTTATATTGCTGCCCAGTTCAGTGCATTTCTGGAGCATGATCTCTGGAAAGAGAACGCCAGGCACGCCAACCGGATGGCTAAGAAACTGTATGAAGCCGTTAAAGACCTGCCAGGGGTGGAAGTCACACAGGCGGTGGAATCCAATGCGGTTTTCGCAAGGATTCCTGCGCGGATAATCCCGGAACTGCAGCAGGAGTTCTTTTTCTACATGTGGGATGAAGAACGGTCAGAAGTGAGATGGATGTGTTCCTTTGACACCACGGAAGAGGATATTGACCGCTTTACGTCCCTGCTCAGTTCATTGCTCAAAGGGGGGGATTAA